The genomic DNA GCTCGACATGGCCAACACCCGCACGCCCGAGGCCGAGTCGTTCAACATCGTGGCCGAGATTCCCGGGAGCGACCCGGCGGTGAAGGACGAGGTCGTGATGCTGGGGGCGCACTTCGACTCGTGGCACGCGGGGACGGGGGCCACCGACAATGCCGCGGGTTCGGCGGTGATGATGGAGGCGATCCGCCTGATCAAGGCGAGCGGGCTCAAGCCGCGCCGCACGATCCGCATCGCGCTCTGGACGGGCGAGGAGCAGGGGCTGTTCGGCTCGCGCGAGTACGTCGCGCGCCACTTCGGCGAGCGCGTCTTCCGCCGGGACTCGTCAGGCTTCGTCCCCACCGACACGGTGCTCGCGCTCCCGGCGTACGAGAAGCACGCCGGCTACTTCAACGTCGACAACGGGACGGGGCGCATCCGCGGGGTGTACCTGCAGGGGAACACCCAGGTGAAGGACGCCTTCAGCGCGTGGATCGAGCCCTTCCGCGACAAGGGGGTCACGACCATCACCCCGGCCAACACCAGCGGGACGGATCATCAGGCGTTCGACGCCATCGGGCTGGGCGGGTGGCAGTTCATCCAGGATCCGGTGGAGTACGACACTCGCACGCACCACTCCAACCAGGACCTGTACGAGCGCCTCGTGCCCGACGACATGAAGCACAACGCGGCGGTGGTGGCCGGCTTCGTGTGGCAGGCGGCGCAGCGCGCCACCCGGCTCCCGGGGAAGGCGGGATGGCCCATCGTGATCACGGAGAAGAAGGCGAAGCCGATCTCGGAGTAGGGCGAGCGCGCTCGTCCGGGGGCGGCGCCCTCGGGGGTGGCGAATCACCGTGCGGCGAGGGAGAATGGTGGGGAATCCACTCCCCGCCGTCTCTCCGTTCACGCTCATGACTTCCCGCCGCTCCGTCATCAAGCTCGGCGCCGCCGCCCTCGTCGCCCCGATGTTCAATCGCGGGCGCTTCGCGCTCCCGCACATCCCGAACCAGGAGTACTCGAAGCGCGCCATCGACCTCATGCAGCGCGCCATCGTGATCGACATGCTGGCGCCGCTGCACATCGGGTCCAACGGGAACCGGTGGCTGCAGAAGCCCGATTCCATCACCGCCGAGGACTTCGCGCCGTTCCGGGCGTCGGGGATCGACGTCTTTCACACCGCGGTCGGCTTCGGCGGGCCTAACGCGTACATCAGCGGGCAGCAGTTCTTTCACCGGCAGAACGCGATGATCGCCGGGCGCCCCGACCTCTTCATGCGCATCGACTCGGCCGACGACTTCGCCAAGGTGAAGGGGTCGGGGCGCATCGGTATCCTGCTGGGGGCGCAGAACTCGGATCACTTCATCCGCCCCGACGCCACGCGCGACCGGTTGGCGACCGTGGACGAGTTCTTCGTCTATGGGCAGCGCGTTTCGCAGCTCACCTACAACTCGCAGAACTGGTTCGCCAGCGGCTCCACCGAGCGCGTGGACGGCGGGATCTCCGACATGGGGGCGGCGCTCATCGAGCGGATGAACCGGGCCGGGATGGCGGTGGACACCTCGCACTGCGGCGACCGGACCACGCTCGACGCGTTCGCGCTGTCGAGGAAGCCGGCGCTGGTGACGCATTCCAATGCCCGCGCCCTGGCCAACGGCCACCCGCGCTGCAAGCCGGACGAGGTGATCCGCGCGGTGGGAAAGGCGGGGAGCGTCATGGGGATCACCGGCGTGCGCATGTTCGTGAAGGGGAGCGAGCCGACGACGATCGAGGACTTCCTGAACCACATCGACTACGTGGCCCGGATGATCGGCGTGGAGCACGTCGGGATCGGGAGCGACAGCGACCTGCAGGGCTACGACGACCTGCCGCCTGACGAGTACAAGGCGCTCAAGGAGAGCTACAAGGGGAGTTACGGCTTCCGCGACAAGATCGACATCGAGGGCATCGACCACCCCCGGCGGATGTTCGACGTCACCGAGGGGCTCATCCGGCGCAAGTACGGCGACGACCAGATTCTCGGGATCCTGGGGGGGAACTTCCAGCGCGTGCTGGGCGACATCTGGACGGGGATCCCGGCCAAGTGACGCCGAACGGGCCGTCCCGAACGTCCGTCGCCTTGCCGCTGGATTCGACGCTGACCTGCCCGGCGTGCGGGGCGCGCGAGACGGTTCGCATGCCCATCGATGCATGCCGGTTCTTCCACGAGTGTCGGGGGTGTGGCACCCTCCTCCGGCCCAAGGCGGGCGACTGCTGCGTCTTCTGCTCGTACGGCGACGTGCCGTGCCCGCCCAGGCAGTCGGGCGGGTCCTCCCCCTGCTCCCCAACCCGAGCCCCGTAGGTCGATGCCCTCTCGCTCCCTCCGCGCCGTCGCCCGCCTGGCCCTCTCCTCTCTCTGTGTCGCGCTGGCGCTCCCCGCCGGCGCCGCGGCGCAGCGCCCCGACACGCTGCGCATTGCCGGGCTGAGAGCCCCGGTGGAGGTGCTGCGCGACGCCTGGGGGATTCCGCACATCTACGCGAAGAACGAGCACGACCTGTTCTTCGCCCAGGGGTACACGGCGGCGCGCGATCGCGCCTTCCAGTTCGAGCTCTGGCGCCGGCAGGCAACGGGGACGGTGGCCGAGCTGCTGGGCGAGCGCGAGCTCGCGCGCGACATCGGCGCCCGCCTGTTCAAGTATCGCGGGAGCCTGGCGGCCGACCTGGCGCACTACCATCCGCGCGGGGCGCTGATCGTCAACGCCTTCGTGGACGGAGTGAACGCCTACGTGGACGAGGCGGCGCGCAACCCGGCGCTCATTCCGCTGGAGCTCAGGATGCTGGGCGCCAGGCCCGGGCGGTGGACGCCGGAGGTGGTGATCTCCCGGCACCAGGGGTTGTTGGGCAATCTCACGCAGGAGCTGCAATACGGGCGCTTCGTGGCCCGCCATGGGGCGGAGCTGCTGAAGAAGGTCGAGTGGTTCCACCCGGGGCCGGGCGAGCCGGCGCTCGACCTCGATCCGGCCATCGACAAGGAGGGGCTCTTCGAGCCGATCCTCGACCTCTACAACGCGTACCGCAACCCGGTGCGCTTCGAGCCGCGCGACCTGCAGTCGGCGTATCGCGGGAGCGAGGAGGCGGGGCGGCGCCTGGCGCAGGTGCGCGCCGAGGCGGACTCGGTGCTGGCGTGGAACGCGCGGCGCGACATCGGGAGCAACAACTGGGTCGTGAGCCCGCGCCTCTCGCTGAACGGACGCGCGATCATGGCCAACGACCCGCACCGGGCGCAGGCGGCGCCCTCGCTCCGCTACTTCGTGCACCTGGTGGCGCCGGGGTGGAACGTGATCGGCGGCGGCGAGCCGACGGTGCCGGGCGTGTCGATCGGGCATAACGAGTACGGCGCCTGGGGGCTCACGGTGTTCGGCACCGACGGCGAGGACCTGTACGTCTACAAGGTGAACCCGGCCAACCGCTCGCAGTACCGCTTCCGCGGGGTGTGGGAGTCGATGCGGACGGTGCGCGAGACCATCCCGGTGAAGGGGCGCCAGGCGGAGACGGTGACGCTCAAGTACACGCGGCACGGGCCGGTGGTGTACGAGGACACAGTGCGCGGGGTGGCCTACGCGGTGCGGGCGGCGTGGATGGAGCCGGGGGGTGCCCCGTACATGGCGTCGCTGCGCATGGACCAGGCGAGGACGTGGGAGGAGTTCCGCGAGGCGTGCAGCTACTCCAACATCCCCGGCGAGAACATGGTGTGGGCCGACGTGAAGGGGAACATCGGGTGGCAGGCGGTGGGGATCGCCCCCATCCGCCCGCGCTCGAGCGGGCTGGTCCCCGTCCCGGGCGACGGGCGCTACGAGTGGGCGGGCTACCTCCCCATCCGCAGCAAGCCTAACGCGTACAACCCCGCCGAGGGGTTCATCGCGACCGCGAACAACAACCTGACGCGGGAGGACTATCCGTTCCGCGACGCCATCGGGTGGTCGTGGGCCGACCCGTTCCGCTTCGCGCGCATCGCCGAGGTGCTGGGCTCGGGGCGTCGCGTCTCGATGACCGACATGATGAAGCTGCAGAACGACTACACGTCGCTCCCCGCGCGGGCGCTCGTCCCGCTCCTGGCCGGGTTGAAGGGGGGGAGCGAGGCGGTGGAGCGCGCGCGCGTGGCGCTGCTGGCGTGGGACCACGTGCTGGACCGGGAGTCGGTGGCGGCGGGGATCTACGAGGCGTGGTACCGGCGGCTGGCGGAGAACACCCCGGCGGTGGTCGTCCCCGCCAGCGCCCGCGCCATGACGCGGGGGATCCCGGCCAAGCGCATCATCGACTGGCTGATTGCGCCTGGCGGAGAGTTCGGCGCCGTCCCCACGGCCGGGCGCGACAGCCTGCTGCTGGGGAGCCTGGACGAGGCGGTGCGGGAGCTGACGCGGCGCTACGGCGCCGACATGGCGGCGTGGAAGTGGGGGAGCTACCACCAGGTGCAGCTCCTGCACCCCATGAGCGC from Gemmatimonadetes bacterium SCN 70-22 includes the following:
- a CDS encoding dipeptidase; the encoded protein is MTSRRSVIKLGAAALVAPMFNRGRFALPHIPNQEYSKRAIDLMQRAIVIDMLAPLHIGSNGNRWLQKPDSITAEDFAPFRASGIDVFHTAVGFGGPNAYISGQQFFHRQNAMIAGRPDLFMRIDSADDFAKVKGSGRIGILLGAQNSDHFIRPDATRDRLATVDEFFVYGQRVSQLTYNSQNWFASGSTERVDGGISDMGAALIERMNRAGMAVDTSHCGDRTTLDAFALSRKPALVTHSNARALANGHPRCKPDEVIRAVGKAGSVMGITGVRMFVKGSEPTTIEDFLNHIDYVARMIGVEHVGIGSDSDLQGYDDLPPDEYKALKESYKGSYGFRDKIDIEGIDHPRRMFDVTEGLIRRKYGDDQILGILGGNFQRVLGDIWTGIPAK
- a CDS encoding peptidase S45, encoding MALPAGAAAQRPDTLRIAGLRAPVEVLRDAWGIPHIYAKNEHDLFFAQGYTAARDRAFQFELWRRQATGTVAELLGERELARDIGARLFKYRGSLAADLAHYHPRGALIVNAFVDGVNAYVDEAARNPALIPLELRMLGARPGRWTPEVVISRHQGLLGNLTQELQYGRFVARHGAELLKKVEWFHPGPGEPALDLDPAIDKEGLFEPILDLYNAYRNPVRFEPRDLQSAYRGSEEAGRRLAQVRAEADSVLAWNARRDIGSNNWVVSPRLSLNGRAIMANDPHRAQAAPSLRYFVHLVAPGWNVIGGGEPTVPGVSIGHNEYGAWGLTVFGTDGEDLYVYKVNPANRSQYRFRGVWESMRTVRETIPVKGRQAETVTLKYTRHGPVVYEDTVRGVAYAVRAAWMEPGGAPYMASLRMDQARTWEEFREACSYSNIPGENMVWADVKGNIGWQAVGIAPIRPRSSGLVPVPGDGRYEWAGYLPIRSKPNAYNPAEGFIATANNNLTREDYPFRDAIGWSWADPFRFARIAEVLGSGRRVSMTDMMKLQNDYTSLPARALVPLLAGLKGGSEAVERARVALLAWDHVLDRESVAAGIYEAWYRRLAENTPAVVVPASARAMTRGIPAKRIIDWLIAPGGEFGAVPTAGRDSLLLGSLDEAVRELTRRYGADMAAWKWGSYHQVQLLHPMSAALSDQLRRKFEVGPWPRGGDGNTPGATGGGENQTAGASFRMIVEAGDWDGAVGTNTPGQSGDVESAHYRDLFELWKDDRYFPVKYSRQAVEGVTRERVVLVPGW